From a region of the Abditibacteriaceae bacterium genome:
- a CDS encoding alpha-amylase family glycosyl hydrolase, whose translation MKCATSAWVSEGAAKVSRLDYASNEGAATRTKRWLMPLRNSVKLHASGADWREFHISRQTREKYQFDEWLFSTNGNVVFSNFAAARLFAHKMNAQRDLVRHPEQTVHAAQIYAMGLLDEILHHIVARYRKEKNPRLLDQTIARLEAQLGAADVDEVLLRFTEQFPPLAVHRGQMNAATYLTRSTEGTPNRQIALEELLMLWVSNRNPAMKPFSELFDDSALSEETSYRLLIGEVQTFFATQPGFGPGNNSVLEMLLAPAMAAPDSLQAQLDFVLGNWSYLSEGFFTRLLTGIDFIKEENKPFFPGPGPAHIPVYTGDGETVGMDEPERFSEDREWMPRAVVMAKNAYVWRDQLSKKYGREIRTLDQFPDEELDSLARAGFTGLWLIGLWERSVASQTIKQMCGNPDAVASAYSLHDYEIAHNLGGPDAMHNLRDRAWQRGIRMASDMVPNHMAIDSRWVVEHPEWFITLDEPPFPTYTFNGPDLSHDPRVGIYLEDHYYSKSDAAVVFKRVDRWTGETKYVYHGNDGTTMPWNDTAQLNYLNPEVREGVIQTILHVARQFPIIRFDAAMTLAKRHYQRLWFPEPGTGGAIASRAEHGLTARKFNEAFPEEFWRDVVDRVALELPDTLLLAEAFWMMEGYFVRTLGMHRVYNSAFMNMLRDEENAQYRLVIRNTLEFDPDILRRYVNFLNNPDEDTAVEQFGKGDKYFGLCTMMATLPGLPMFGHGQIEGFAEKYGMEYQRAYWDETPDAYLVARHEREIFPLLKRRYLFADAADFAMYDFWTAGGTVNEDVFAYSNKHGDERGLVIYHNKFAEAAGWIRSSVGTAYKKANGEKDIVQRSLAEALGIETGKDRFVIFRDNVSDLEYIRDSTELCERGLYVELKAYETHVFLDFRQVVDTLGQYARVAANLNGQGTPRIEIALRELELEPVLTPFRELVNADILRRLTEPHQAESVASATKTNTQDDSVLLQEVESKSTVLLKSIHDFQTGQVSVSVLSANDIPQKISRSIKSALTLFKEVEGDAENYLAANFDDATRATLVSWLLVRNLGDVDSGETTEKEGHAQSRAWLDELLFGYALSQALREFGLEPYQADSGVDVIKALTSCGDSLGIKNESELLALLTTLLQNPDAQRILGVNRYEGVVYFNQQGLGKMLWWILAVNALELTGAKASEQTGQLKELQKAMLQLQTQATTSGFQVEKFLQLSTGITSKPAKK comes from the coding sequence ATGAAATGCGCGACTTCGGCGTGGGTGAGCGAAGGCGCTGCAAAGGTGTCGCGGCTTGATTATGCTAGCAATGAAGGCGCAGCCACGAGAACGAAACGTTGGCTGATGCCGCTAAGGAACTCAGTGAAACTTCATGCTTCCGGCGCCGATTGGCGCGAATTTCACATCTCGCGGCAGACCAGAGAAAAATATCAGTTCGATGAATGGCTTTTTAGCACCAACGGCAACGTGGTGTTTTCCAATTTTGCCGCTGCGCGCCTTTTCGCCCACAAAATGAACGCGCAGCGCGACCTCGTGCGCCATCCTGAGCAAACCGTTCACGCCGCGCAGATTTACGCGATGGGTTTGCTCGACGAAATTCTGCATCACATCGTCGCGCGCTACCGTAAAGAAAAGAATCCGCGCCTGCTCGACCAAACCATCGCGCGTTTGGAAGCGCAGCTTGGCGCCGCCGATGTCGATGAAGTATTGCTACGTTTCACCGAACAGTTCCCGCCGCTCGCGGTGCATCGCGGTCAGATGAACGCCGCGACCTATCTCACGCGCAGCACGGAAGGCACGCCGAATCGCCAGATCGCGCTCGAAGAATTGCTAATGCTGTGGGTTTCCAACCGCAATCCCGCGATGAAGCCATTCTCCGAGTTATTCGACGACAGCGCATTGAGCGAGGAAACCTCGTATCGCTTGCTGATTGGCGAAGTGCAAACTTTTTTCGCCACGCAACCTGGCTTTGGGCCGGGCAATAATTCGGTGCTGGAAATGCTGCTCGCGCCCGCGATGGCCGCGCCCGATTCGTTGCAAGCGCAGCTCGATTTCGTTCTGGGAAATTGGAGTTACCTTTCGGAAGGGTTCTTCACGCGCTTGCTGACGGGCATCGACTTCATTAAGGAAGAAAATAAGCCGTTTTTCCCTGGCCCCGGTCCCGCGCACATTCCGGTTTACACCGGCGATGGCGAAACCGTCGGCATGGACGAACCCGAACGTTTCAGCGAAGACCGCGAGTGGATGCCGCGCGCCGTTGTGATGGCGAAGAATGCTTACGTGTGGCGCGACCAGCTTTCCAAGAAATATGGCCGCGAAATTCGCACGCTCGACCAGTTCCCCGACGAAGAATTGGATAGTCTCGCCCGCGCTGGATTTACCGGCTTGTGGCTCATTGGCTTATGGGAACGCAGCGTCGCATCGCAAACGATTAAGCAGATGTGCGGCAATCCCGATGCGGTTGCGTCGGCCTATTCGCTGCACGATTACGAAATCGCGCACAACCTCGGCGGGCCGGACGCGATGCACAACTTGCGCGACCGCGCCTGGCAGCGCGGCATTCGCATGGCGTCCGACATGGTCCCCAACCATATGGCGATTGATTCGCGCTGGGTTGTCGAGCATCCCGAATGGTTCATCACGCTCGACGAACCGCCGTTTCCAACCTACACCTTCAACGGCCCTGATTTGTCGCACGATCCGCGCGTTGGCATTTACCTCGAAGATCACTACTACAGCAAAAGCGACGCAGCAGTTGTCTTCAAGCGCGTTGATCGCTGGACGGGTGAAACCAAATACGTTTATCACGGCAACGATGGCACCACGATGCCATGGAATGATACGGCGCAGCTTAACTACCTCAATCCCGAAGTGCGCGAAGGCGTTATCCAAACGATTCTGCACGTTGCGCGGCAGTTCCCGATTATCCGTTTTGATGCGGCGATGACACTTGCCAAACGGCATTATCAACGCTTGTGGTTTCCCGAACCCGGAACCGGCGGCGCGATTGCTTCGCGCGCTGAACATGGTTTAACCGCGCGCAAGTTCAACGAAGCGTTTCCTGAGGAATTCTGGCGTGACGTTGTTGACCGCGTAGCTTTGGAACTTCCCGATACGCTGCTTCTGGCCGAAGCCTTCTGGATGATGGAAGGCTACTTCGTTCGCACGCTGGGAATGCACCGCGTGTACAACAGTGCTTTTATGAACATGCTGCGCGACGAGGAAAACGCGCAGTATAGATTGGTCATTCGCAACACCTTGGAGTTCGACCCCGATATTCTGCGACGCTATGTGAACTTCCTCAACAACCCCGACGAAGATACAGCTGTCGAGCAGTTCGGCAAAGGCGACAAGTATTTCGGTCTTTGCACCATGATGGCGACGTTGCCCGGTTTGCCGATGTTTGGACACGGCCAGATTGAAGGCTTTGCCGAAAAATACGGCATGGAATATCAGCGCGCGTATTGGGATGAAACGCCGGATGCATATCTGGTCGCGCGGCACGAACGCGAAATTTTTCCGCTGTTGAAACGTCGTTACCTGTTTGCTGACGCCGCCGACTTCGCCATGTACGATTTCTGGACGGCGGGCGGAACAGTCAACGAAGATGTCTTTGCCTATTCCAACAAACACGGCGACGAACGCGGGTTGGTGATTTACCACAATAAATTCGCCGAGGCTGCGGGTTGGATTCGTTCTTCGGTTGGAACGGCGTACAAGAAAGCCAACGGCGAAAAAGACATCGTGCAGCGTTCGCTTGCGGAAGCTTTAGGAATTGAAACGGGCAAAGACCGTTTCGTTATCTTCCGCGATAATGTTTCGGATCTCGAATACATTCGGGACTCCACCGAACTCTGCGAGCGAGGCTTGTATGTTGAATTAAAGGCTTACGAAACCCATGTCTTTCTCGACTTCCGTCAGGTTGTTGATACGCTCGGACAGTATGCGCGCGTTGCAGCGAACCTCAACGGGCAGGGAACACCTCGCATTGAAATCGCTTTGCGCGAACTAGAACTGGAGCCGGTTCTCACGCCCTTCCGCGAATTGGTCAACGCCGACATACTGCGCCGCTTAACCGAACCGCATCAAGCCGAGAGTGTTGCTTCGGCTACAAAAACAAACACACAGGACGATTCCGTCTTACTGCAAGAAGTCGAATCGAAATCGACCGTACTTCTGAAATCTATCCACGATTTTCAGACTGGGCAAGTTTCTGTGTCAGTCCTTTCTGCGAACGACATTCCGCAAAAGATATCACGAAGCATCAAGTCTGCTTTGACTCTTTTTAAAGAAGTCGAAGGCGACGCGGAAAATTATCTTGCAGCTAACTTTGACGACGCAACACGGGCAACCCTGGTGAGTTGGTTACTTGTCCGGAATTTGGGCGACGTTGATTCTGGTGAAACGACAGAAAAAGAGGGACACGCACAAAGCCGTGCGTGGCTCGACGAGTTGCTTTTTGGCTATGCACTCTCGCAGGCTTTACGCGAATTTGGTCTGGAACCGTATCAGGCCGATAGCGGTGTGGATGTCATCAAAGCCCTGACCTCGTGCGGCGATAGCCTTGGTATAAAGAACGAGAGCGAACTTCTGGCCCTTCTGACAACTCTTTTGCAGAACCCTGATGCACAGCGCATTCTGGGCGTTAATCGTTACGAAGGCGTGGTTTATTTCAACCAGCAGGGACTGGGGAAAATGCTCTGGTGGATTCTTGCTGTTAATGCGCTGGAGCTAACGGGAGCTAAAGCCAGCGAACAAACGGGGCAGTTGAAGGAACTCCAGAAGGCTATGTTACAGTTGCAAACGCAAGCAACGACATCCGGTTTTCAGGTTGAAAAGTTCTTGCAGCTATCCACCGGGATAACATCGAAACCAGCGAAGAAGTAG
- a CDS encoding glycogen/starch synthase has protein sequence MTPSENTEPHAPSETDVPSEINAVAAPRKRAVRSATPKATTKPGKATPKPKAVKAASTPKTAATKAVAPRRPKAKAKTPRLKILFVASECAPYAKTGGLADVVAALPKELRRMGHDVRIILPLYRSIDRAKYNIQPLHPSCVHMGQGEENWVGLHHALLDNEVPVWFVEYERFFGRSGIYDEPSGEYPDNAYRFALLSKAALQVCKDQNFIPDVMHLHDWPSALAAAFLKTWDNVYSPLSDTASVLTIHNIGYQGIYDSSAYSYIGIGAEHFRPDIFENFGKINLLKSGIHFADAITTVSPSHAHEILGDIGGQGLAPYLNNRRGDVSGILNGVDYEHWEPRHDTLIPANFSADDLSGKEICKRELQARFGLEQTPLMPVLGIVSRFASQKGFGLLREALPRVLDEMLVQLVVLGTGDRETEEFFHRLTARHPGRVGSYIGFSNEMSHLIEAGSDFFLMPSLYEPCGLNQSYSMRYGTLPIVRATGGLDDTVHNYDEETGAGTGFKFWEPNSTSLFYTIGWAVATWYDRPQHIAKLRQQAMQQQFLWHDSAQQYVHVYEHALRNKRTHAV, from the coding sequence ATGACACCCAGCGAAAACACTGAACCTCACGCGCCATCCGAAACCGATGTGCCATCTGAAATAAACGCCGTCGCCGCGCCGCGCAAACGCGCGGTTCGCTCGGCGACACCAAAAGCCACCACGAAGCCCGGGAAAGCAACGCCCAAACCAAAAGCTGTCAAAGCGGCATCGACACCCAAAACGGCTGCGACAAAAGCGGTTGCGCCGCGCCGTCCGAAAGCCAAAGCCAAAACACCGCGTTTAAAAATTCTTTTCGTCGCCTCCGAATGCGCGCCGTATGCGAAAACCGGCGGATTGGCCGATGTCGTCGCGGCCTTGCCCAAAGAACTGCGACGCATGGGCCACGATGTTCGCATCATTTTGCCCCTATATCGCTCGATTGACCGCGCGAAATACAACATTCAGCCGCTACACCCGAGTTGCGTTCACATGGGACAAGGCGAAGAAAACTGGGTCGGATTGCACCACGCACTTCTCGATAACGAAGTGCCGGTGTGGTTTGTCGAGTACGAGCGTTTCTTCGGACGCAGCGGCATTTACGACGAGCCCTCGGGCGAATATCCCGACAACGCCTATCGCTTCGCGCTGCTATCGAAAGCCGCGTTGCAAGTCTGCAAAGACCAGAACTTCATTCCCGATGTGATGCATCTCCACGACTGGCCGAGCGCGTTGGCAGCAGCGTTTCTCAAAACGTGGGACAACGTGTATTCGCCGCTTTCTGATACGGCCAGCGTATTGACGATTCATAATATCGGCTATCAGGGAATTTATGATTCGTCAGCCTACAGCTACATCGGTATCGGCGCCGAGCATTTTCGGCCTGACATTTTCGAGAACTTCGGCAAAATCAACCTGCTTAAATCGGGGATTCATTTCGCCGACGCGATTACAACCGTTTCCCCCTCGCACGCGCACGAAATTCTCGGCGACATCGGTGGACAGGGTTTAGCGCCGTATCTCAACAACCGGCGCGGTGATGTTTCGGGCATTCTCAACGGCGTCGATTACGAACACTGGGAGCCGCGTCACGACACATTGATTCCCGCGAACTTCAGCGCCGATGATTTGAGCGGCAAAGAAATTTGCAAGCGCGAATTGCAGGCGCGTTTCGGCCTGGAGCAAACGCCGTTGATGCCGGTTCTGGGTATTGTTTCGCGCTTTGCTTCGCAAAAAGGTTTTGGCCTTCTGCGCGAAGCGTTGCCACGCGTGCTCGATGAAATGCTGGTGCAGCTTGTGGTGCTAGGAACCGGCGACCGCGAAACCGAAGAATTCTTTCACAGGCTGACGGCAAGGCATCCGGGTCGCGTGGGCAGTTATATCGGCTTTTCCAACGAAATGAGCCATCTCATCGAAGCGGGCAGCGATTTTTTCCTGATGCCTTCGCTTTACGAACCCTGCGGTTTAAATCAAAGCTACTCGATGCGCTACGGCACGTTGCCCATCGTGCGTGCAACCGGCGGCCTCGACGACACGGTTCACAACTACGACGAAGAAACCGGCGCGGGAACCGGCTTCAAGTTCTGGGAGCCAAACAGCACGTCGCTGTTTTACACAATCGGCTGGGCGGTTGCGACGTGGTACGACCGGCCACAGCACATCGCGAAACTCCGTCAGCAAGCGATGCAGCAACAGTTCCTTTGGCACGATTCGGCACAACAATACGTCCACGTTTACGAACACGCGCTACGCAACAAACGCACGCACGCGGTTTAA
- a CDS encoding NAD(P)/FAD-dependent oxidoreductase → MENEIENKFDCVVVGAGPAGLTALEYLARFHRKAVALGAGGNKPRLLSIDRTYNLPGYPEGVPGATLLARLREQAETMGGEVRDETATHIDGKNGDFTVRLSNGEELHARKIILAMGVRDRHPDVPDIQPHIGRFIRYCPVCDGYEHTGKHLGILGSGGSVARHALFLQTFSNRISIFLHGESAETLGRYRPILEKNEIEVFEPRVVKIIQQSEMPDNPDDSSYSGCGICLQDGSEHPLAVLYSALGCELHLECVQHLGIDRDEDDYIRANVNQETNIPGIYAAGDLVSQINQISVAFGQAAIAAVRIHNELDDEE, encoded by the coding sequence ATGGAAAACGAAATAGAAAACAAATTCGATTGCGTGGTTGTCGGCGCAGGGCCAGCAGGTTTAACCGCGCTGGAATACCTGGCGCGGTTTCATCGCAAAGCGGTGGCGCTGGGCGCGGGCGGTAACAAGCCGCGCCTGCTTTCCATTGACCGCACTTACAATTTGCCCGGTTATCCCGAAGGCGTTCCGGGTGCGACGTTGCTGGCACGGTTGCGCGAGCAAGCCGAAACAATGGGCGGCGAAGTGCGCGACGAAACCGCAACGCACATCGACGGCAAAAACGGCGATTTCACGGTTCGGTTGAGCAACGGCGAGGAACTCCACGCGCGCAAGATTATTCTGGCGATGGGCGTGCGCGACCGTCACCCTGATGTTCCCGACATTCAGCCGCATATCGGGCGTTTCATTCGCTATTGTCCGGTGTGCGACGGCTACGAACACACCGGAAAGCACCTGGGAATTCTGGGTTCAGGCGGCAGCGTGGCGCGCCATGCGCTGTTCTTACAAACTTTTTCCAATCGCATTTCGATTTTTCTGCACGGCGAATCGGCGGAAACTCTGGGCCGCTATCGACCAATTTTGGAAAAGAACGAAATTGAAGTTTTCGAGCCGCGCGTCGTGAAAATTATTCAGCAATCCGAGATGCCTGATAACCCAGACGATTCCAGCTACTCCGGCTGCGGCATTTGCCTCCAAGATGGCAGCGAGCATCCGTTGGCCGTGTTGTACAGCGCGCTTGGCTGCGAACTGCATCTCGAATGCGTGCAGCACCTAGGCATTGACCGTGATGAGGACGATTATATTCGTGCCAACGTCAATCAGGAAACCAACATCCCTGGTATTTATGCGGCGGGCGATCTGGTCAGCCAGATTAATCAGATCAGCGTGGCGTTCGGACAAGCCGCGATTGCTGCGGTGCGGATTCACAACGAGCTCGACGACGAAGAATAA
- a CDS encoding DUF1206 domain-containing protein, giving the protein MSAIHDAKQSVRQAERNARPWTIALARMGHAAKGIVYVIIGFLAFRAAFGSGGETTNSQGALHKIAQQPFGGILLFIVGVGLAGYALWRFVQSGLDTDFKGSDFKGIFQRIGYALSGFAYAGLAFSAFKIVLHVRSKSASQQDWTAALMSQPLGQWLVAIVGLIVIGVGLNAFYKSCTAKFCKHLETTKMSRRELAWVSFIGRAGYAARGVVLSVIGWFLVQAARQANPKQSRGLDQALDTLAHRSSGNLILGIVATGLIAYGIYALAETRYRDFHERA; this is encoded by the coding sequence ATGAGCGCCATCCATGATGCGAAGCAAAGTGTCCGTCAAGCCGAACGCAACGCCCGTCCGTGGACGATTGCTCTCGCGCGAATGGGCCACGCAGCCAAAGGCATCGTCTATGTCATTATTGGTTTTCTGGCGTTTCGCGCAGCGTTTGGTTCGGGTGGAGAAACGACGAATTCGCAGGGCGCGCTTCACAAAATTGCCCAGCAGCCGTTTGGCGGCATTTTGCTTTTTATCGTGGGCGTCGGGCTGGCGGGATACGCGCTGTGGCGTTTTGTCCAATCTGGTCTGGATACCGACTTCAAAGGTTCCGACTTCAAAGGAATTTTTCAACGCATCGGTTACGCCCTCAGCGGCTTTGCTTATGCCGGTCTTGCGTTCTCAGCATTTAAAATTGTTCTTCATGTGCGCAGCAAAAGCGCCTCGCAACAAGACTGGACGGCAGCCCTTATGTCACAACCGTTGGGGCAATGGCTTGTGGCCATCGTTGGTCTCATTGTGATCGGAGTCGGTCTCAATGCGTTTTACAAGTCATGCACGGCAAAGTTTTGCAAGCACCTTGAAACCACCAAAATGAGCCGGAGAGAACTTGCGTGGGTTTCGTTTATCGGTCGCGCCGGATACGCCGCCCGTGGAGTGGTTCTCTCGGTTATCGGTTGGTTTTTGGTTCAGGCTGCGCGCCAGGCGAACCCGAAGCAAAGTCGTGGCTTAGACCAGGCGCTCGATACGCTCGCGCACCGATCTAGCGGCAATCTCATCCTGGGTATTGTTGCGACGGGCCTGATTGCCTATGGAATTTATGCTCTGGCCGAAACTCGCTACCGCGACTTTCACGAGCGCGCTTAA
- a CDS encoding TMEM175 family protein, with amino-acid sequence MGKGRLEAFSDGVLAIILTIMVLELKVPHGTDLAAIRPLLPVFLSYILSFVYVGIYWNNHHHMLHATRHVNGRILWANLHLLFWLSLTPFATGWMGENHFAPLPVALYGVVLFMAAIAYYILAHALIAQHGKDSTLALALGKDFKGKISIGIYLAAIPLAFVSPWIAIALYVVTAVMWFVPDRRIESTFSE; translated from the coding sequence ATGGGCAAAGGACGTTTAGAAGCGTTTAGCGATGGTGTATTAGCCATCATCTTAACCATTATGGTGCTGGAACTTAAAGTTCCTCACGGCACAGACTTAGCGGCAATACGCCCGTTGCTACCGGTGTTTCTCAGCTATATTCTCAGCTTCGTGTATGTTGGAATTTACTGGAATAACCACCATCACATGCTGCATGCAACGCGTCACGTCAACGGGCGTATTCTATGGGCGAATTTGCACTTGCTGTTCTGGCTGTCGCTCACTCCTTTCGCTACAGGTTGGATGGGTGAAAACCATTTTGCCCCACTGCCGGTTGCGCTTTATGGCGTGGTGCTTTTTATGGCGGCGATTGCTTATTACATTCTTGCGCACGCGCTTATTGCTCAGCACGGCAAAGATTCGACGCTCGCTCTCGCGTTGGGCAAAGACTTCAAAGGCAAAATCTCGATTGGGATTTATCTCGCGGCGATTCCGCTCGCTTTTGTTTCGCCGTGGATTGCAATTGCACTATATGTTGTCACGGCCGTGATGTGGTTCGTGCCCGACCGCCGCATTGAAAGCACATTCTCCGAATAA
- a CDS encoding LLM class flavin-dependent oxidoreductase yields the protein MSSQPQFRLSVLDLSPVPSGSTSGQALQNTLDLAPFVEGLGYTRFWLAEHHNTGLLACSSPEILISQVAARTSTLRVGSGGVMLPNHAPLKVAENFRTLEALFPRRIDLGLGRAPGTDPRTAVALRGTREALRADDFPSQLEELQRYLADVPTVDRVVRAMPAGVEVPEIWLLGSSDFGAQLAAQRGLGFVFAHHINQSPALAALRFYHENFQPSESLNAPRAMLTVAAVCAETDEAAEELAGSANLVWLRFQQGRFGDPLPSVQQANAYQYSEVEREFLEASRERMFVGSPETIRNELGTLAAQCGVEEIMVTSLIHDHTARKRSYELLARAFEVQSTVEIDRTLSASGA from the coding sequence ATGAGTTCTCAACCCCAATTTCGCCTGTCGGTTCTCGACCTGTCGCCGGTGCCTTCGGGCAGCACGAGCGGGCAGGCACTTCAAAATACGCTCGATCTCGCGCCCTTTGTCGAAGGCCTCGGTTACACGCGCTTCTGGCTGGCCGAGCATCATAATACCGGATTGCTCGCGTGTTCATCGCCGGAAATTCTTATCAGCCAGGTCGCAGCACGAACCTCGACATTGCGCGTCGGTTCGGGCGGCGTGATGCTGCCCAATCACGCGCCCTTGAAAGTTGCCGAAAATTTCCGCACCTTGGAAGCGCTTTTTCCGCGTCGCATCGATTTGGGATTAGGCCGCGCACCGGGCACAGATCCACGCACTGCGGTGGCGCTGCGAGGCACGCGCGAAGCCTTACGCGCCGACGACTTCCCATCGCAGCTTGAAGAATTGCAGCGTTATCTAGCCGACGTTCCCACTGTCGATCGTGTTGTGCGCGCGATGCCGGCGGGCGTCGAAGTGCCCGAAATCTGGCTGCTCGGCTCGTCGGATTTTGGCGCGCAGCTCGCGGCGCAGCGCGGACTGGGTTTTGTTTTCGCGCATCATATCAATCAAAGTCCGGCGCTTGCGGCGCTCCGTTTTTACCACGAGAATTTTCAGCCTTCGGAAAGTCTCAATGCGCCGCGCGCGATGCTCACCGTTGCTGCCGTTTGCGCCGAAACAGATGAAGCAGCCGAAGAACTGGCGGGTTCGGCGAATCTGGTCTGGCTGCGCTTCCAGCAAGGGCGTTTCGGCGATCCGCTGCCCTCGGTGCAGCAAGCGAACGCTTATCAATACAGCGAAGTCGAACGCGAATTTCTTGAAGCCAGCCGCGAACGCATGTTTGTCGGTTCGCCGGAGACGATTCGCAACGAGCTTGGCACTTTGGCCGCACAGTGCGGCGTCGAGGAGATTATGGTGACTTCGTTGATTCACGACCACACAGCGCGCAAGCGCTCTTATGAACTGTTAGCACGCGCGTTCGAGGTCCAGAGTACGGTCGAAATCGACCGTACTCTGTCGGCGTCGGGTGCATAA
- a CDS encoding DUF2071 domain-containing protein: MNFLDRLAPAQRPNSAVVMRPAWEHLLFLHWAVAPEEIQRLLPRGVELDTFEGRAWVGLVPFTMRRVRPNWAPAAGRSLYENFHETNVRTYVHCNGEPGVWFFSLDAANALAVAAARLWYKLPYFHARMSLEQNEDVLRFKSQRIAPRPLPATSDVAARVESRIFHAAPDTLEHFLVERYILYSHARGQTFRGRVHHVPYPLQRAETLSCAENLIEAAGIACPESAPHTLYSRGVEVEIFGLERVN; the protein is encoded by the coding sequence ATGAACTTTCTCGACCGACTGGCTCCAGCACAGCGACCTAACAGCGCCGTTGTAATGCGACCCGCATGGGAGCATTTGCTGTTTTTGCATTGGGCCGTCGCGCCGGAAGAGATACAACGATTGCTGCCGCGCGGCGTGGAACTCGACACTTTTGAAGGCCGCGCGTGGGTTGGGCTTGTGCCGTTTACAATGCGGCGCGTGCGCCCGAACTGGGCACCGGCAGCGGGGCGCAGTCTTTACGAGAACTTCCACGAAACCAACGTGCGGACTTATGTGCATTGCAACGGCGAACCGGGTGTGTGGTTTTTCAGCCTTGATGCCGCGAATGCGCTCGCGGTTGCGGCAGCGCGCCTCTGGTACAAACTGCCTTATTTCCACGCGCGTATGAGCTTGGAGCAAAACGAAGATGTGTTGCGGTTCAAATCGCAGCGAATCGCGCCACGCCCGCTTCCCGCGACATCGGATGTTGCGGCACGCGTCGAAAGCAGGATTTTCCACGCCGCGCCCGACACGCTCGAACACTTCTTGGTTGAGCGCTACATCCTTTATTCTCACGCGCGCGGCCAGACGTTTCGCGGGCGCGTGCATCATGTGCCGTATCCGTTGCAGCGCGCCGAGACTCTTTCGTGCGCAGAAAACTTGATTGAAGCGGCAGGAATCGCCTGTCCCGAAAGCGCGCCGCATACACTTTATTCGCGCGGCGTTGAAGTCGAAATCTTCGGGCTGGAACGCGTGAATTAA